A genomic window from Chitinophaga pollutisoli includes:
- a CDS encoding inositol oxygenase family protein, translating into MATQHSFKPSEINPLNSLDEWEDAVLNRYPDPDSIAKDKSTDAYRNYDTPERDTVREFYRLNHTYQTYDFVQEKRAHYLRFDKKEMPVWQAFDFLNQLVDDSDPDTDLDQFQHLLQTSEAIRADGHPDWMVLVGLMHDMGKVLCLFGEPQWAVVGDTFPVGCAYSDKVVYPEFFKNNPDFTDQRFQSPTGVYEKGCGLRNVHMSWGHDEYVYQMMKDYLPEQGLYMLRYHSFYAWHREGAYGELLDDHDRDMLRWVKLFNPYDLYSKNPEPPDWKKLRPYYEDLVAKYLPATLKF; encoded by the coding sequence ATGGCTACCCAACATTCATTTAAACCCTCGGAAATCAATCCCCTCAACTCCCTGGATGAATGGGAAGACGCCGTGCTCAACCGGTACCCGGATCCGGATAGCATCGCCAAAGACAAATCCACCGACGCCTATCGCAACTACGATACGCCCGAGCGGGATACCGTCCGCGAATTCTACCGCCTGAACCATACTTACCAGACCTACGATTTCGTCCAGGAGAAAAGAGCGCATTACCTGCGGTTCGATAAAAAAGAAATGCCCGTATGGCAGGCCTTCGATTTCCTGAACCAGCTGGTCGACGATTCCGATCCGGATACAGACCTCGACCAGTTCCAGCACCTGCTCCAGACGTCCGAAGCCATCCGGGCCGACGGGCACCCGGATTGGATGGTGCTTGTGGGGCTGATGCATGACATGGGAAAAGTGCTGTGCCTGTTCGGTGAGCCGCAATGGGCCGTGGTAGGGGATACCTTCCCCGTGGGCTGCGCGTATTCCGATAAAGTGGTGTATCCTGAATTTTTCAAAAACAACCCGGATTTTACCGATCAGCGCTTCCAGTCGCCCACCGGCGTATACGAAAAAGGCTGTGGCTTGCGGAATGTGCATATGTCCTGGGGGCACGACGAATACGTGTACCAGATGATGAAAGATTACCTGCCGGAGCAGGGGCTGTATATGTTGCGGTATCATTCCTTCTACGCCTGGCACCGCGAAGGCGCGTACGGCGAGCTGCTCGACGATCACGACCGCGACATGCTGCGCTGGGTGAAGCTGTTCAATCCTTACGATTTATATTCCAAGAACCCCGAACCGCCGGATTGGAAAAAGCTGCGGCCGTATTACGAAGACCTGGTGGCCAAATACCTGCCCGCCACCCTGAAATTCTGA
- a CDS encoding sodium/sugar symporter has translation MNKLQLADYVVFFIYFFIVAAYGYYIYRRKRSADASSKDFFLAEGSLTWWAIGASLIASNISAEHFIGMSGSGFALGLAISTYEWMAAATLIIVAVVLIPIYLKNKIYTMPQFLAKRYNDKVSTVMAVFWLLVYVFVNLTSIIYLGALAITSISTLPFEWCIAGLSLFAVIVTLGGMKVIGYTDVVQVLVLIVGGLVTTYLSLSLLSEKFGYDGNIWQGLTVLRKEAPSHFHMIFDESNPYYKDLPGLSVLVGGMWINNLAYWGCNQYITQRALGADLKTARNGILFAAFLKLLVPVIAVLPGIVMYVLHKNGMFQQEMQDAAGQVKPDHAYPTLMNLLPPGLKGVAFAALTAAIVASLAGKANSISTIFSLDIYQKFFHKSATERQLVRAGKWAVIVSMLIAALVTPALRSLDQAYQFIQEYVGFISPGVLAIFLLGFFWKRTTASAALAGALLTIPISTVLKFLPEWTNGAFPDFPFLDRMSITFGLLIAVMIVMSLLRPKDDAGSPIEIDSSMFRTTTAFKIGAVIILGILAALYTVFW, from the coding sequence ATGAATAAACTGCAGCTAGCCGACTATGTAGTTTTCTTTATCTATTTTTTTATTGTTGCCGCATACGGATATTACATCTACCGCAGGAAACGTTCCGCGGACGCCAGCTCGAAGGATTTTTTCCTCGCGGAAGGCTCGCTGACCTGGTGGGCGATCGGGGCATCCCTGATTGCCTCCAATATTTCGGCGGAGCATTTCATCGGGATGTCGGGCTCGGGGTTTGCGCTGGGGCTGGCCATTTCCACGTATGAGTGGATGGCGGCGGCCACGTTGATTATTGTGGCGGTGGTGCTGATCCCGATTTACCTGAAAAACAAGATCTACACCATGCCGCAGTTCCTGGCGAAGCGGTATAACGACAAGGTCAGTACCGTGATGGCGGTTTTCTGGCTATTGGTGTATGTGTTCGTGAACCTCACGTCGATCATTTATCTCGGAGCGCTGGCCATCACATCCATTTCGACATTGCCTTTTGAATGGTGCATCGCGGGGCTGAGCCTGTTCGCGGTGATCGTGACGCTGGGCGGGATGAAGGTCATCGGGTATACGGATGTGGTGCAGGTGCTGGTGCTGATTGTGGGCGGACTGGTGACCACTTACCTGTCGTTGTCGCTGTTATCGGAAAAATTCGGGTATGACGGGAATATCTGGCAGGGGCTGACGGTTTTGCGGAAGGAGGCGCCGTCGCATTTCCACATGATTTTCGATGAAAGCAATCCTTATTACAAAGATCTGCCCGGACTTTCCGTGTTGGTGGGCGGTATGTGGATCAACAACCTGGCATATTGGGGATGCAATCAGTACATTACGCAGCGGGCTTTGGGGGCTGATTTGAAAACGGCCCGCAATGGGATCCTCTTCGCGGCTTTCCTGAAGCTCCTGGTGCCGGTGATCGCCGTATTGCCGGGCATCGTGATGTACGTGCTGCATAAAAACGGCATGTTTCAGCAGGAAATGCAGGATGCGGCGGGACAGGTCAAACCGGACCATGCCTACCCTACGCTGATGAACCTCCTTCCGCCGGGGCTCAAAGGCGTGGCGTTTGCGGCGCTGACCGCAGCCATCGTAGCATCCCTGGCAGGAAAGGCCAACAGTATCTCCACGATTTTCTCGCTGGATATTTACCAGAAATTCTTTCATAAGTCAGCAACGGAACGGCAACTGGTGCGGGCCGGGAAATGGGCGGTGATCGTATCCATGCTCATCGCCGCGCTGGTGACCCCGGCGTTGCGATCCCTCGACCAGGCATACCAGTTCATCCAGGAGTACGTCGGGTTTATTTCTCCCGGCGTGCTGGCCATCTTCCTGCTGGGCTTCTTCTGGAAGCGCACGACGGCTTCCGCCGCGCTCGCGGGCGCTTTGCTGACTATTCCCATCTCCACGGTATTGAAATTTTTGCCGGAATGGACGAACGGGGCGTTCCCGGACTTTCCCTTCCTCGACCGGATGTCCATCACATTTGGATTGTTGATTGCGGTGATGATCGTGATGAGCCTGCTGCGGCCGAAAGACGATGCGGGTTCCCCCATCGAAATCGACAGCTCGATGTTCAGGACGACCACGGCATTCAAAATCGGGGCGGTGATTATTCTAGGTATCCTGGCGGCGTTGTACACGGTATTCTGGTGA
- a CDS encoding dihydrodipicolinate synthase family protein: MQHLNWKGVYPALLTPFTAHDTPDLALFKANLAAQLDAGVDGIIIGGSLGEASTLTNAEKKQLYDAARECLPEGFPIIVNIAEQTTRDAVALAAAAASWGASGLMLLPPMRYYADNAETLAFFKAVAGATRLPIMLYNNPVDYKIHITLEMFDALLPYENIQAVKESSRDVINITRMINRFGDRYKILTGVDPLALESLVLGADGWVAGLVDAFPRETVAIYRLVKSGDIAAALKIYRWFMPLLELDIHPKLVQYIKLAATATGIGSEHVRAPRLPLEGKERAAVQKVIGDALETRPQLPEYLHLPANASV, translated from the coding sequence ATGCAACATTTGAACTGGAAAGGCGTCTACCCCGCACTGCTGACCCCTTTCACCGCCCACGACACGCCAGACCTGGCGCTTTTCAAAGCCAACCTGGCCGCGCAGCTGGATGCCGGGGTCGATGGGATCATCATTGGTGGCTCCCTCGGCGAAGCAAGCACCCTTACCAACGCCGAGAAAAAGCAACTGTACGATGCGGCGAGGGAATGCCTGCCGGAGGGTTTCCCCATTATCGTGAATATCGCCGAACAAACCACCCGCGACGCGGTTGCCCTGGCAGCCGCGGCGGCGTCCTGGGGCGCCAGCGGACTGATGCTCCTGCCGCCCATGCGCTATTACGCCGATAACGCGGAAACGCTGGCGTTCTTCAAAGCCGTTGCGGGTGCCACGCGCTTGCCCATCATGCTGTACAACAACCCGGTGGATTATAAAATTCATATTACGCTGGAGATGTTCGACGCGCTGTTGCCGTATGAGAATATCCAGGCAGTGAAAGAATCCTCCCGCGATGTAATCAACATCACGCGGATGATCAACCGCTTCGGCGACCGCTACAAAATCCTCACCGGGGTGGACCCCCTCGCGCTGGAAAGCCTCGTTCTCGGCGCAGACGGATGGGTAGCGGGACTGGTGGACGCCTTCCCGCGGGAAACCGTCGCCATTTACCGGCTCGTCAAATCCGGCGACATCGCCGCCGCGCTGAAAATTTACCGTTGGTTCATGCCCCTGCTGGAGCTGGATATTCATCCCAAACTCGTGCAATACATCAAACTGGCCGCTACCGCCACCGGGATAGGTTCCGAACATGTGCGCGCGCCGCGCCTGCCGCTCGAAGGAAAAGAACGCGCCGCCGTGCAAAAGGTGATCGGCGACGCGCTGGAAACGCGCCCCCAACTCCCGGAATACCTTCACCTCCCTGCAAATGCCAGTGTATGA
- a CDS encoding LacI family DNA-binding transcriptional regulator: MRQVTIKALARELRLSVSTISKALRDSHEISDATKRRVLELAARLNYSPNPYASSLRGRKSRNIAIVIPEVADSFFSLAINGITSVTKEKGYHSIICLTHEDYKDEQDILKAFHNGRVDGVLISVSGTTESGAHIRGLMDQGVPVVLFDRVLPDVPAPKVVTDDAASARNATQLLLDHGCRRIAFLGLSPQLSISADRLAGYEAALRENHYQPKAKDILSCGAGQQQNLLAIKKLLRQKDRPDGIVAAVEKLAPLVYQACNELSLRIPEDVKLICFSSLEIAGILQPSLSTVTQPAFEMGAKAAGLLMKLMAGKRAEMEVVVSAELTERVSSG; encoded by the coding sequence ATGCGGCAGGTCACCATAAAAGCCCTTGCCCGGGAGCTACGGCTCTCGGTATCAACGATCTCGAAAGCGTTGCGGGACAGCCATGAGATCAGCGACGCCACCAAGCGCAGGGTCCTGGAACTGGCCGCGCGGCTGAACTACTCCCCCAACCCTTACGCCAGCAGCCTCCGGGGCCGCAAGAGCCGGAACATCGCCATCGTGATCCCCGAAGTGGCGGACAGCTTCTTCTCGCTGGCGATCAACGGCATTACTTCGGTGACGAAAGAGAAGGGGTACCATTCCATTATTTGCCTGACGCATGAAGATTACAAAGACGAGCAGGATATCCTGAAAGCGTTCCATAACGGGCGCGTCGACGGTGTGCTGATATCGGTTTCCGGTACCACGGAGTCCGGCGCGCATATCCGGGGACTGATGGACCAGGGCGTACCCGTCGTGCTTTTCGACCGCGTGCTGCCGGACGTTCCCGCGCCCAAAGTCGTTACCGACGATGCCGCCAGCGCCCGCAACGCCACGCAATTGCTGCTGGACCACGGCTGCCGCCGGATCGCTTTCCTGGGGCTTTCCCCGCAGTTGTCGATCAGCGCCGACCGGTTGGCCGGTTACGAAGCCGCGCTCCGGGAGAACCACTATCAGCCCAAAGCGAAAGACATCCTTTCCTGCGGTGCAGGCCAACAGCAAAACCTGCTTGCCATTAAAAAACTGCTTCGCCAGAAAGACCGTCCGGATGGCATCGTGGCGGCCGTGGAGAAATTAGCGCCCCTCGTATACCAGGCCTGTAACGAGCTATCGCTGCGCATCCCGGAAGATGTAAAGTTAATCTGCTTTTCCAGTTTGGAGATCGCGGGAATATTGCAGCCGTCGTTGTCCACCGTCACCCAGCCGGCATTCGAAATGGGAGCGAAGGCGGCGGGATTGCTGATGAAGCTGATGGCGGGGAAGCGTGCGGAGATGGAAGTGGTGGTGAGCGCTGAGCTGACGGAGCGGGTATCGAGCGGTTGA